AAGAGATGATAGCTTGAAGTTTAAGAGTCATCTCCTTCCTGAAGCTTTACAACCCGGACAAGGAGCAGGAGTGAAGGTAGTGAGAGTAGAAAAGGACAATTCTCCTCCAAGAATGGTCTATGATCCATCACATCCAGATGCTATAAAATATGGTAAATACAAAGGATACGTTATGTATCCAAATGTAAACATAGTCCAAGAAATGGTAGACCTTATATCTGCCTCCAGATCTTACGAAGCAAACGTCACGGTGATAAACTCAACTAGACAGATGTTTGAGAAATCCCTTCAAATAGGCAAATGAAAACTCTCCAAGCTAAACTCTTGCAATAAAACACCACTTTCCGAAAGTTAATAAAGTCCAATTCCTACAACCTCACCTTATGCCCAATTTCCAGCCTTTGTTGAGAAAATACCCACCTTGAATAGTTTTTTACTACTCTCGCAGTCCCTGACGGGACTGGGTAAATACCTTTCTTGATAAACACTTAAGAAGCTTGGTATGAAGTGGAGTTTTGTAATTGATGGATACTATCCAGAACCAAAGAATGTAAGTAGACAAAAAGTTGAATCTCATCTTCTCACCCAATGGAAATTGGAATTTAGTGAAGTTTGTTGAAAGAGGAGCATCAGTGGTTCAAAATATACTTAAAGAGATGGACATAGACAAAGGAAAAGTAAGAAAATACAGATTCAAGACTCTCTTCAAGAGTTTGGATAGATCAACTAAGATAATAAATGAGTTTTCTGAATTTCTTAAACTTTTGGATTTAAGAGACGTTGGCATTCTCAGGGCAATGATGGTAA
The sequence above is a segment of the Brevinematia bacterium genome. Coding sequences within it:
- the flgC gene encoding flagellar basal body rod protein FlgC translates to MGMFTSLNIAGSGLTAQRFRLDVIANNIANVETTRTTEGGPYQRQRVILMPRDDSLKFKSHLLPEALQPGQGAGVKVVRVEKDNSPPRMVYDPSHPDAIKYGKYKGYVMYPNVNIVQEMVDLISASRSYEANVTVINSTRQMFEKSLQIGK